The Acidobacteriota bacterium genome has a segment encoding these proteins:
- a CDS encoding DUF4238 domain-containing protein codes for MGQHSLPQYYLRGFAPTGTKAIWRYEKGKPNPLSLQIKSAAQRKQLYGKVEAYLAQEIEGPANAILKKIENREAISDSEKLAFSRYVFVFWKRVEAAFERFKEKSPKVAHDEMQKLEACLRELEKQNPDKAERCEEIRKDGQRIYNDLAQNPTKQIWGKSIQYSNEQMPEVMSKMTWVFYTCTYPDIFITSDNPVFIHAIGIGKPHSDMSFPVTKEVALLATWRKGSNLRYREACPQQIRELNRRTAFNALRFAFASGNKAWITDLLNKPEHQVHLWVQQFPDKAR; via the coding sequence ATGGGGCAACATAGTCTGCCACAGTACTATCTGCGTGGCTTTGCGCCGACGGGGACGAAAGCAATCTGGAGGTATGAGAAGGGGAAGCCCAATCCCCTCTCCCTCCAAATCAAAAGCGCCGCCCAACGGAAGCAACTCTATGGCAAGGTCGAAGCCTACCTCGCTCAGGAAATCGAGGGACCTGCGAACGCCATATTAAAGAAGATCGAGAATCGCGAAGCGATCTCAGACTCCGAGAAACTGGCCTTCAGCAGGTACGTATTCGTATTTTGGAAACGCGTTGAGGCCGCATTCGAGAGATTCAAAGAAAAGAGCCCGAAGGTCGCCCATGACGAGATGCAGAAGCTAGAAGCCTGCCTTCGTGAGCTTGAGAAACAAAATCCCGACAAAGCCGAGCGTTGTGAGGAGATCAGAAAGGACGGGCAGAGGATATATAACGATCTAGCGCAGAACCCAACGAAGCAGATTTGGGGCAAGTCCATCCAATATAGTAATGAGCAGATGCCGGAAGTGATGAGCAAGATGACGTGGGTTTTCTACACTTGCACGTACCCGGACATCTTTATAACCAGTGACAATCCAGTTTTCATTCACGCGATCGGCATAGGCAAGCCACACTCGGACATGTCATTCCCGGTAACGAAAGAGGTAGCCCTTCTGGCTACCTGGAGGAAGGGGAGCAACCTCCGGTATCGTGAAGCGTGTCCCCAGCAGATAAGGGAGTTGAACAGGAGGACGGCGTTCAACGCGTTACGCTTCGCCTTTGCCTCTGGAAATAAGGCATGGATCACTGACTTGCTGAACAAGCCGGAGCACCAAGTCCATTTGTGGGTTCAGCAATTTCCTGACAAAGCACGGTGA